The following proteins come from a genomic window of Nicotiana tomentosiformis chromosome 12, ASM39032v3, whole genome shotgun sequence:
- the LOC138902602 gene encoding uncharacterized protein has product MNLSVLPEDQWVSHFKDFNTASNGILTTTVITKHPITIEFFPRLKYRTKLIGCDIPGKDLIVGFDIFRQLKDQLQIRANRITFKKQFKPYSEIPRIFQITNDEQIKEIEQNLIEHSCAKSHKDFMKKEKSLLWKNEEFFIKLPFKKNENINPTKARHSGMNPDHLHLAKKECKELLEFDLIEPSDLQWACKAFYVNKRAEQTRGKLRLVINYQPLNHFLQDDKFPIPNKLTLFSHLAKAKRCLEDKSRKSVEDNYPSPC; this is encoded by the coding sequence ATGAATCTTTCTGTTCTACCTGAAGATCAATGGGTGTCGCACTTTAAGGATTTTAACACTGCGTCGAATGGAATCCTGACTACCACCGTCATCACAAAGCATCCGATCACAATTGAGTTCTTTCCAAGATTGAAGTATAGAACCAAGCTGATAGGGTGTGATATACCAGGAAAAGATCTTATCGTTGGATTCGACATTTTCAGACAACTGAAAGATCAACTCCAGATCAGGGCTAACAGGATAACCTTTAAGAAGCAGTTCAAACCTTATTCTGAGATTCCAAGGATATTCCAAATCACCAACGACGAACAAATCAAAGAGATTGAGCAAAATCTCATTGAGCATTCATGTGCTAAATCCCATAAGGATTTCATGAAGAAAGAAAAAAGTCTGTTATGGAAAAACGAAGAGTTTTTTATCAAGCTCCCTTTCAAGAAGAATGAAAACATCAATCCAACAAAAGCCAGACATTCAGGCATGAATCCAGATCATCTTCATCTTGCAAAGAAAGAATGCAAAGAACTTTTGGAATTTGATCTAATAGAGCCATCAGATTTACAATGGGCATGCAAAGCATTTTATGTCAACAAAAGAGCTGAGCAGACAAGAGGAAAACTCAGGTTAGTCATTAACTATCAGCCACTTAACCATTTCCTCCAAGATGATAAATTCCCCATTCCAAATAAACTCACTCTTTTCTCCCACTTAGCCAAGGCCAAAAGGTGCCTAGAAGACAAATCGAGAAAATCAGTGGAAGATAATTATCCAAGTCCATGCTAA